A genomic stretch from Candidatus Abyssobacteria bacterium SURF_5 includes:
- a CDS encoding efflux RND transporter periplasmic adaptor subunit, whose translation MNESEERKLNTPVDESRHQRLDWLRKHKELLWGGILLFGAIMFLIGYYGARSGPVPAPHVGTEAHAEEENIRYWTCSMHPHIQMPEPGKCPICFMDLVPVYESSRSSGMDGPVLALSETARELAEIETTPVEHRPLTKTVRMVGKIDYDETRLAHVSAWIGGRIDKLHVNYLGVRVNKGDPLIYLYSPELRTAQEEYMIADRRWREATEAGDEHEIESALAVKDAIKKKMELWGILPAQIERIGANGGPDDHMTIYAPSSGTVIAREAFEGKYVQPGERLFTIVDLSEVWANLDAYEIDLSSLRIGQIVEFETDVFPGETFKGKITFIQPVLNENTRSVKVRVNVANPDERLKPGMYARARLEAPVDNSGKIVKTSARQNRALTVPATAPLLTGKRAVVYVEEFVNNEPVYVGRQVELGPRAGDYYLVLAGLNEGERVVTRGNFKIDSALQIQAKPSMMKPEGGGGPAGHQHGAVVAQADTHKEHSAKPATPNPSPDAKRLPPIPEMKPVLAAYLELGSALAADNTKAAASAFDAMRKAFANVDPHSQSGEAHDRFAPIAQELQSAIPAETPKDITQQRAAFASISSPMGDYLGAFKQDLDSPLFETFCFMAFGGKGGTWYQKGRQINNPYWGETMLRCGEIKCEIN comes from the coding sequence ATGAACGAATCGGAAGAAAGAAAGCTTAATACTCCAGTCGATGAATCGCGGCATCAGCGGCTGGATTGGCTCAGGAAGCACAAGGAGCTGTTGTGGGGCGGGATTCTCCTGTTCGGCGCCATCATGTTCCTGATCGGCTATTACGGCGCGCGCTCCGGCCCGGTACCCGCGCCACATGTCGGCACCGAGGCGCACGCGGAGGAGGAGAACATCCGCTACTGGACGTGCTCGATGCATCCGCATATCCAGATGCCGGAGCCGGGAAAATGCCCCATCTGCTTCATGGATCTGGTGCCGGTCTATGAAAGCTCGCGCAGCAGCGGGATGGACGGTCCGGTGCTCGCGCTTTCCGAGACGGCGCGCGAATTGGCGGAAATCGAGACTACTCCGGTCGAGCATCGGCCGCTGACGAAGACCGTGCGGATGGTGGGCAAGATCGACTACGACGAGACCAGGCTCGCGCATGTATCCGCCTGGATCGGCGGTCGCATCGACAAGCTGCACGTCAATTACCTCGGTGTCCGCGTCAACAAAGGCGATCCGCTGATCTACCTGTATTCGCCTGAATTGCGTACGGCCCAGGAGGAATACATGATCGCCGACCGGCGCTGGAGAGAGGCGACAGAAGCGGGCGACGAGCACGAGATCGAATCGGCGCTCGCCGTGAAAGATGCGATCAAGAAAAAAATGGAGCTCTGGGGAATCCTTCCGGCACAGATCGAGAGGATCGGCGCCAACGGCGGCCCCGACGACCACATGACGATCTACGCGCCCTCGAGCGGCACAGTGATCGCGCGCGAAGCGTTCGAGGGCAAGTACGTTCAGCCGGGCGAGCGCCTTTTCACCATTGTGGACCTGTCGGAGGTGTGGGCGAACCTCGATGCGTACGAAATCGACCTCAGTTCGCTGCGGATCGGCCAGATCGTGGAATTCGAGACCGACGTGTTCCCCGGCGAGACGTTCAAGGGGAAGATCACCTTCATTCAGCCCGTCCTTAATGAGAATACGCGCAGCGTGAAGGTTCGGGTGAACGTCGCGAATCCCGATGAGCGCCTGAAGCCCGGCATGTATGCCCGCGCCCGGCTCGAGGCCCCGGTCGACAATTCCGGAAAAATAGTGAAGACCAGCGCCAGGCAAAACCGCGCACTCACCGTTCCCGCAACCGCTCCGCTGCTCACAGGAAAAAGAGCGGTGGTCTACGTCGAGGAATTTGTGAATAACGAGCCCGTGTATGTGGGGCGTCAAGTCGAATTGGGACCGCGAGCGGGGGATTATTACCTCGTTCTGGCTGGTCTGAACGAGGGCGAGCGCGTGGTGACCCGCGGCAACTTCAAAATCGATTCCGCCTTGCAGATACAGGCCAAGCCGAGCATGATGAAGCCCGAGGGCGGCGGCGGACCGGCGGGACACCAGCATGGCGCCGTCGTTGCGCAGGCCGATACCCACAAAGAGCATTCCGCCAAACCCGCAACCCCGAACCCGTCTCCCGATGCCAAACGGCTGCCCCCGATACCGGAAATGAAGCCGGTGCTGGCGGCTTATCTCGAGCTGGGTTCGGCGCTGGCCGCTGACAATACAAAAGCGGCGGCATCTGCTTTTGACGCAATGAGGAAGGCGTTCGCAAACGTAGACCCTCATTCCCAGAGCGGAGAAGCGCATGACCGCTTCGCGCCGATTGCGCAGGAATTGCAATCGGCGATCCCCGCCGAGACCCCAAAAGATATTACGCAGCAAAGAGCCGCCTTTGCCTCGATTTCGAGTCCGATGGGCGATTACCTGGGCGCATTCAAACAGGATCTTGACTCGCCACTCTTCGAAACGTTTTGCTTCATGGCCTTCGGCGGCAAGGGCGGCACGTGGTATCAGAAAGGGCGCCAGATCAACAATCCGTACTGGGGCGAAACCATGCTTCGCTGCGGCGAGATCAAGTGCGAGATTAATTGA